A stretch of the Nitratireductor thuwali genome encodes the following:
- a CDS encoding AMP-binding protein has product MLERRDSYDALYRDFRWKLPPSFNIGTAISDRWARIAPDRIALYEYRPDGGAGSMTFAALARQSNGFAAALRGLGVARGDRVALLLPQSFETVVAHAAIYKLGAVAVPLALLFGTEALEYRLQTAGVRAVVTNEAGLAKVRAVAGRISGLEAIISVDGADREARDFHRLIADADADFEAVETGPDDPAMMIFTSGTTGPPKGALHGHRVLLGHLPGVQFHHEFLPQPGDLLWTPADWAWAGGLLNILLPGLYFGLPVVAGRFEKFEPEAALGLMERMRVRNAFIPPTALRILKSVPDIGKRFDLNLRSVASGGESLGRETYDWARGALGVTINEFYGQTECNIVLSSCAALGVSRGGAIGKPVPGHQVAVIDAEGRTLPAGETGQIAVRRPDPVMFLEYWQNREATEKKFIGDWMTTGDQGAIDPDGYVHFVGRDDDVITSSGYRIGPSEIEDCLTGHPAIQLAAAVGKPDPVRTEIVKAYVVLKPGFSGNEALASEIRSFVRERLSAHEYPREVEFVDSMPLTTTGKVIRRIFRDRARREAGLAE; this is encoded by the coding sequence ATGCTTGAGCGGCGTGATAGCTATGATGCGCTGTACAGGGACTTCCGGTGGAAGCTGCCCCCATCCTTCAATATAGGCACGGCGATCAGCGATCGTTGGGCGCGCATAGCGCCCGACAGGATCGCGCTCTACGAGTACAGGCCCGACGGCGGGGCCGGCAGCATGACCTTTGCGGCGCTGGCGCGGCAGTCGAACGGATTTGCAGCCGCGCTGCGGGGCCTGGGCGTGGCGCGGGGAGATCGGGTGGCGCTGCTCCTGCCGCAATCCTTCGAGACGGTAGTCGCGCATGCCGCCATCTACAAGCTGGGCGCGGTCGCCGTGCCATTGGCGCTGCTCTTCGGCACCGAGGCGCTCGAATACCGCCTGCAGACGGCCGGGGTGAGGGCGGTCGTCACAAACGAGGCGGGGCTCGCGAAGGTGCGCGCCGTCGCCGGCCGCATCAGCGGGCTCGAGGCGATTATCTCGGTCGACGGCGCGGACCGGGAGGCACGGGATTTCCACCGGCTGATCGCCGACGCCGATGCGGATTTCGAGGCGGTCGAGACCGGGCCCGACGATCCGGCGATGATGATCTTCACCTCGGGCACGACCGGCCCGCCGAAGGGTGCACTGCACGGGCATCGCGTGCTGCTGGGGCATCTGCCGGGCGTACAGTTCCACCACGAATTCCTGCCGCAGCCGGGCGATCTCCTATGGACGCCGGCGGATTGGGCCTGGGCGGGGGGATTGCTCAACATTCTGCTGCCCGGCCTTTATTTCGGCCTGCCGGTCGTCGCGGGCCGGTTCGAAAAATTCGAGCCGGAGGCGGCGCTCGGCCTGATGGAGCGCATGAGGGTGCGCAACGCCTTCATCCCGCCGACCGCGCTCAGGATCCTGAAATCGGTGCCGGATATCGGCAAGCGCTTCGACCTGAACCTGCGGTCGGTGGCTTCCGGTGGCGAATCGCTCGGGCGCGAGACCTATGACTGGGCGCGCGGGGCTCTCGGTGTCACCATCAACGAGTTCTACGGCCAGACCGAGTGCAACATCGTCCTGTCTTCCTGCGCCGCGCTGGGCGTCAGCCGGGGCGGGGCCATCGGCAAGCCGGTGCCGGGCCACCAGGTAGCCGTCATTGATGCGGAGGGGCGCACGCTGCCTGCGGGCGAGACGGGGCAGATCGCCGTCCGGCGGCCCGATCCGGTGATGTTCCTGGAATATTGGCAGAACCGCGAGGCGACCGAGAAGAAGTTCATCGGCGACTGGATGACCACGGGCGACCAGGGGGCAATCGACCCCGACGGCTACGTTCATTTCGTCGGCCGCGACGACGACGTCATCACTTCGTCGGGCTATCGCATCGGGCCGTCCGAGATCGAGGACTGCCTGACCGGCCATCCTGCAATCCAGCTTGCCGCCGCAGTGGGCAAGCCCGACCCCGTGCGCACCGAGATCGTCAAGGCCTATGTGGTGCTGAAGCCCGGCTTTTCCGGCAATGAAGCGCTGGCCAGCGAGATCCGATCCTTTGTGCGGGAGCGGCTTTCGGCGCATGAATATCCGAGGGAGGTGGAGTTCGTGGATTCCATGCCCCTGACAACGACCGGGAAGGTGATCCGCCGCATTTTCCGCGACAGGGCCCGCCGCGAGGCCGGGCTCGCGGAATAG